A stretch of the uncultured Campylobacter sp. genome encodes the following:
- the pta gene encoding phosphate acetyltransferase, which translates to MADSILALGANFQEIYEIISTKFKNVAVFDPVNDFFGLENAREAFENGSEREFFKSAVDEFDRLAKSADFVLVKPAKSIANIGEIELNLQIAKNLNVPVFCRENLSFFTRNSKLIVSGNLDEILNAKQDIVTPLRFESSLFKLAAKDKKTVVLPESEDERILRASEILLKSGAVNLILLGDENKVKFDAEKLGVNLNGARFINLEKNEYADRLTAALFEARKSKGVSMEQARELVLDRTYFATMMVQEGLAHAMVSGANTTTAHTIRPALQIIKTRPDSPLVSSSFIMCFAEEILIYADCAINPNPDAQQLAQIALASADTARAFGLEPRVAMLSYSSGDSGSGADIDLVRSAGEIARGLDPALKIEAPVQYDAAIDPAVARKKLPNSDVAGRANVFVFPNLNAGNIGYKIAQRSANCVAVGPVLQGLKKPVNDLSRGCGVGDVVNTVLISAIQAANEGEK; encoded by the coding sequence ATGGCCGATTCTATCCTTGCGCTTGGCGCGAATTTTCAAGAAATTTACGAAATTATATCAACAAAATTTAAAAATGTAGCCGTTTTTGACCCCGTAAATGATTTTTTCGGGCTAGAAAATGCCCGGGAAGCTTTTGAAAACGGCAGCGAACGGGAGTTTTTTAAAAGCGCGGTAGATGAATTTGACCGCCTGGCTAAAAGCGCTGATTTTGTGCTCGTTAAGCCTGCAAAAAGCATCGCAAATATCGGCGAAATAGAGCTAAATTTACAAATTGCTAAAAATTTAAACGTTCCGGTTTTTTGCCGCGAAAATTTGAGCTTTTTTACGCGAAACTCAAAGCTAATCGTAAGCGGAAATTTAGATGAAATTTTAAATGCAAAGCAAGATATAGTCACGCCTTTGCGCTTTGAAAGCTCGCTATTTAAACTCGCCGCAAAAGATAAAAAAACCGTCGTTTTGCCTGAAAGCGAAGACGAGCGGATACTAAGAGCCAGCGAAATTTTACTAAAAAGCGGCGCGGTAAATTTGATCCTTTTGGGCGACGAAAACAAGGTTAAATTTGACGCGGAGAAGCTCGGGGTAAATTTAAACGGCGCGCGATTTATAAATTTAGAAAAAAACGAGTACGCAGATCGCCTAACCGCCGCGCTTTTTGAAGCTCGCAAAAGCAAGGGCGTAAGCATGGAGCAAGCCCGCGAGCTCGTACTGGATAGGACGTATTTTGCTACGATGATGGTACAAGAAGGGCTAGCCCACGCCATGGTGAGCGGCGCAAACACGACCACGGCGCACACCATCCGACCTGCGCTGCAGATCATCAAAACCCGCCCTGATAGTCCGCTAGTTTCAAGCTCGTTTATAATGTGCTTTGCGGAGGAGATCCTCATCTACGCCGACTGCGCGATAAATCCAAACCCGGACGCCCAGCAACTAGCGCAAATCGCCCTAGCCTCGGCGGATACGGCGCGCGCGTTCGGACTGGAGCCGCGAGTAGCGATGCTAAGCTACTCTAGCGGAGATAGCGGCAGCGGAGCGGATATAGACCTGGTTAGGAGTGCCGGCGAGATAGCGCGAGGGCTAGATCCCGCCCTAAAAATCGAAGCTCCCGTGCAGTACGACGCGGCTATAGATCCAGCCGTAGCGCGTAAAAAGCTGCCAAACAGCGACGTAGCCGGCCGCGCGAACGTTTTTGTATTTCCAAATTTAAACGCTGGCAATATCGGCTATAAAATCGCGCAAAGAAGCGCAAACTGCGTCGCC
- the flgH gene encoding flagellar basal body L-ring protein FlgH translates to MRKNIYFCALVAAFLSGCLPSADPRIDMKPPVYVEQLPAKQVNNQPNAGSLFGRGDNPLFADRKAMNVNDIVTVVISERANQSSSGKHDTSKNSAISLGGGLFSAGSAPLSTLATQLNKAGDIGFSAGNKNEFTGAGSSVRAEAFTTTISARIIKVLENGNYFIEGSRELLINGEKQIMQLSGVIRPYDISNANEIDSRYIADAKILYKTEGDVDRATRKPWGTKLMEAIWPF, encoded by the coding sequence GTGAGAAAAAATATTTACTTTTGCGCCCTTGTAGCAGCGTTTTTGAGCGGGTGTTTGCCTAGCGCCGACCCTCGCATAGATATGAAACCGCCCGTTTACGTCGAGCAGCTTCCCGCTAAACAGGTCAATAACCAACCAAACGCGGGCAGTCTTTTCGGTCGCGGCGACAATCCGCTTTTTGCCGACCGCAAGGCGATGAACGTAAACGACATCGTAACCGTCGTCATCAGCGAGCGCGCCAACCAAAGCTCCAGCGGCAAGCACGACACAAGCAAAAACAGCGCGATAAGCCTTGGCGGAGGGCTATTTAGCGCGGGCTCCGCGCCGCTATCTACGCTGGCTACTCAGCTAAACAAAGCCGGCGACATCGGCTTTAGCGCGGGCAATAAAAACGAATTTACGGGTGCTGGATCTAGCGTGCGCGCAGAGGCCTTTACGACTACGATTTCAGCGCGCATCATCAAGGTGTTAGAAAACGGCAACTACTTTATCGAGGGCTCGCGCGAACTGCTCATAAACGGCGAAAAGCAGATTATGCAGCTTAGCGGCGTGATCCGCCCGTACGACATCTCAAACGCCAACGAGATCGACTCGCGCTACATCGCTGACGCTAAGATCCTATATAAAACCGAAGGCGACGTGGATAGGGCGACGAGGAAGCCGTGGGGGACGAAGCTTATGGAGGCGATCTGGCCTTTTTAA
- a CDS encoding acetolactate synthase large subunit yields the protein MKGISGSRMVMEALREEGVDTVFGYPGGAALNIYDETYKQSYFRHVLTRHEQAAVHAADGYARASGKVGVAFVTSGPGFTNAVTGLATAYSDSIPLILISGQVPTSLIGTDAFQEIDAVGISRPCVKHNYLVRSIEELPRILKEAFYIARSGRPGPVHVDIPKDITAAVGDFDYPTEIKMPTYKPTYKGNAKQIKKALEVIAEAKRPLLYLGGGVVAANASELVRKFSAKTGIPAVETLMGLGVLAHEDKNLLSMVGMHGSYAANMAMSETDLIIALGVRFDDRVTGKLSEFAKHAKIIHVDIDPSSISKIVNAHFPIVGDLNFVLEEMLEKVTVNEQNLTAWREILARYDALNPLDYKDSDEIIKPQWVVCETAKILKESGKDAVIATDVGQHQMWVAQFYPFDRPRQLITSGGQGTMGFGLPAALGAKNAMPESTVVNFTGDGSILMNIQELMTATETGKPVINIILNNNFLGMVRQWQTFFYGERYSSTDLSLQPDFAKIAEGFGGTGFVCRTKDEFRSALKEAMACGKTAVLDVRVDRFEDVLPMVPAGAAIYNMILKSKE from the coding sequence ATAAAAGGCATTTCTGGCTCGCGCATGGTTATGGAAGCCTTGCGCGAGGAGGGCGTAGACACGGTTTTCGGTTACCCCGGCGGCGCGGCGCTAAACATCTACGACGAGACGTATAAACAGAGTTATTTCAGGCACGTTTTGACGCGTCACGAGCAAGCCGCCGTGCACGCCGCAGACGGCTACGCTAGAGCTAGCGGCAAGGTCGGAGTGGCGTTTGTAACGAGCGGCCCCGGCTTTACAAACGCAGTAACTGGTCTAGCAACCGCATACTCCGATAGCATCCCGCTTATATTAATCAGCGGACAGGTTCCGACCTCGCTTATCGGTACGGACGCCTTTCAGGAGATCGACGCCGTGGGCATCTCGCGACCGTGTGTGAAGCACAACTACCTCGTTCGCAGTATCGAGGAGCTGCCGCGCATCCTAAAAGAGGCCTTTTATATCGCTCGCTCGGGACGCCCGGGGCCCGTTCACGTCGATATCCCAAAGGATATAACCGCGGCCGTGGGGGATTTTGATTACCCGACCGAGATAAAGATGCCGACATATAAACCGACCTACAAAGGCAACGCAAAGCAGATCAAAAAGGCGCTTGAGGTCATCGCCGAGGCCAAACGCCCGCTGCTCTATCTAGGTGGCGGCGTCGTAGCGGCGAACGCTAGCGAGCTCGTGCGTAAATTTAGCGCAAAGACGGGCATCCCGGCGGTCGAGACGCTGATGGGGCTTGGCGTCCTAGCGCACGAGGATAAAAATCTACTCTCGATGGTCGGTATGCACGGTAGCTACGCGGCAAATATGGCGATGAGCGAAACCGATCTCATCATCGCGCTTGGCGTGCGATTTGACGACCGCGTGACGGGCAAGCTCAGCGAATTTGCCAAACACGCCAAAATCATCCACGTCGATATCGACCCTAGCTCGATCTCAAAGATCGTAAACGCGCACTTCCCGATCGTAGGCGATCTAAATTTCGTCTTAGAAGAGATGCTGGAAAAAGTAACCGTAAACGAGCAAAATTTGACCGCGTGGCGCGAGATACTAGCTCGCTACGACGCGCTAAATCCGCTGGATTACAAAGACAGCGACGAGATCATAAAACCGCAGTGGGTCGTGTGCGAAACGGCTAAAATTTTAAAAGAATCAGGCAAAGACGCCGTGATCGCCACCGACGTCGGCCAGCACCAGATGTGGGTCGCGCAGTTTTATCCGTTTGATAGGCCGCGCCAGCTGATAACTAGCGGAGGACAGGGAACTATGGGCTTTGGTTTGCCTGCAGCCCTCGGAGCAAAAAACGCGATGCCGGAAAGCACGGTCGTAAATTTCACCGGCGACGGCTCGATCCTAATGAACATCCAAGAGCTGATGACCGCCACCGAGACCGGCAAACCCGTCATCAACATCATCTTAAATAACAATTTCCTAGGCATGGTGCGCCAGTGGCAGACCTTTTTCTACGGCGAGCGCTACTCCTCGACCGACCTTAGCTTGCAGCCTGATTTTGCAAAGATTGCAGAGGGCTTTGGCGGAACGGGCTTCGTGTGCCGCACGAAAGACGAGTTTCGCTCCGCGCTAAAAGAGGCGATGGCCTGCGGCAAAACGGCGGTTCTAGACGTACGCGTGGATAGATTTGAGGACGTACTGCCGATGGTTCCTGCGGGCGCGGCGATATATAACATGATCTTAAAAAGCAAGGAATAA
- the ilvN gene encoding acetolactate synthase small subunit — MRRVISVIVLNEHGVLSRISGLFAGRGYNIDTLTVAPIPGTELSRISIVTSGDERVLEQIVKQLHKLIPTYKVIESGEFVEKEMALVKIPLSENFGGLDAILKAYNGIVANTNENYIVVMVSDDASRIENFLKAIKKFNPTDVVRGGSVLMDL, encoded by the coding sequence ATAAGAAGAGTGATTTCAGTCATCGTGCTAAACGAGCACGGCGTTTTATCGCGCATTTCCGGGCTTTTTGCGGGGCGCGGATACAACATCGACACGCTCACGGTCGCACCGATCCCAGGCACCGAGCTTTCTCGTATCAGCATCGTCACTAGCGGCGACGAGCGCGTACTCGAGCAAATCGTAAAGCAGCTACACAAGCTAATACCGACCTACAAAGTAATCGAAAGCGGCGAATTCGTCGAAAAAGAAATGGCACTGGTAAAAATCCCGCTAAGCGAAAATTTCGGCGGGCTGGACGCGATACTAAAGGCCTACAACGGCATCGTAGCCAACACCAACGAAAACTACATCGTCGTCATGGTCAGCGACGACGCGAGCAGGATAGAAAATTTCCTCAAAGCTATCAAAAAATTTAACCCCACAGACGTCGTACGCGGCGGCTCTGTGCTAATGGATCTATGA
- the lpxD gene encoding UDP-3-O-(3-hydroxymyristoyl)glucosamine N-acyltransferase produces the protein MKLSEIYKILGLEFSGEELEITALNSLSNAGASELGYCDSEKNAKFIEGSKAGAILVASNLKELVGAQSRAVVVENPHLAFAILSEYFAKELLASQPQPAQISPSAKIMPNVYVGSGAVIGDNTLVMAGAYVGDNVKIGANCVIHPNVVIYNDTVIGNGCRINANAVIGSDGFGYAHTKTGEHVKIYHNGNVVLENFVEIGACTTIDRGVFESTVIKAYAKLDNLVQIGHNCEIGYGSILVSQVGLAGSTKLGRNVVMGGQSGSAGHLKVGDFAQIAARGGVSKDIAGGKKYAGAYPIMELADFFKLQAKIARFFKKN, from the coding sequence ATGAAACTAAGCGAAATTTATAAAATTTTAGGACTGGAATTTAGCGGCGAGGAGCTAGAGATCACGGCTCTAAATTCGCTCTCAAACGCAGGTGCTAGCGAGCTAGGCTACTGCGATAGCGAGAAAAACGCTAAATTTATCGAAGGCTCAAAGGCGGGCGCGATTTTGGTCGCGTCAAATTTAAAAGAGCTCGTCGGAGCGCAAAGTAGGGCGGTAGTGGTAGAAAATCCGCACCTTGCCTTTGCTATTTTGAGCGAATATTTCGCAAAAGAGCTTCTAGCTTCCCAGCCGCAGCCGGCGCAAATTTCGCCAAGCGCAAAGATAATGCCAAACGTCTACGTGGGCTCAGGCGCCGTAATCGGCGATAACACGCTCGTGATGGCGGGCGCCTATGTCGGCGATAACGTAAAAATCGGCGCAAACTGCGTCATCCACCCAAACGTCGTCATCTATAACGACACCGTTATCGGCAACGGCTGCCGTATCAACGCAAACGCCGTCATCGGTAGCGACGGCTTTGGCTACGCGCACACGAAAACGGGCGAACACGTAAAAATTTACCACAACGGCAACGTCGTTTTAGAGAATTTCGTCGAGATCGGCGCATGCACGACGATAGACCGCGGCGTGTTTGAAAGCACGGTCATAAAAGCATACGCCAAGCTCGATAACCTCGTGCAAATCGGCCACAACTGCGAGATAGGCTACGGCTCGATACTAGTCTCTCAGGTAGGGCTCGCAGGCTCGACCAAGCTTGGACGCAACGTCGTGATGGGCGGACAAAGCGGCTCTGCGGGGCATTTAAAAGTAGGCGACTTTGCCCAGATAGCCGCGCGCGGCGGCGTATCAAAGGATATCGCGGGCGGTAAAAAATACGCGGGCGCATATCCGATAATGGAACTGGCCGACTTTTTCAAACTGCAAGCTAAGATCGCGAGATTTTTTAAGAAAAACTAA
- a CDS encoding DUF2695 domain-containing protein, with the protein MEKSKRKEILKAIKEKELAQFRQKLPMPEDKFIRLFELLDAELHAHGCDHSLKLTEQILLNLSVKDVLSVLAWLQEQGGYCDCEVMMNVEEKFEYLD; encoded by the coding sequence ATGGAAAAAAGCAAAAGAAAAGAAATTTTAAAAGCTATAAAAGAAAAAGAACTAGCCCAGTTTAGACAAAAATTGCCTATGCCCGAAGATAAATTTATACGGCTTTTCGAGCTTTTGGACGCCGAGCTTCACGCGCACGGCTGCGATCACAGCCTAAAACTTACCGAGCAAATCCTCTTAAATTTGAGCGTAAAAGACGTTTTGAGCGTGCTTGCGTGGCTTCAAGAGCAGGGCGGATACTGCGACTGCGAAGTGATGATGAACGTTGAGGAGAAATTTGAGTATTTAGATTAA
- a CDS encoding pyridoxal phosphate-dependent aminotransferase, protein MLSKRVQVLGESLTIEISTKAKEMKARGEDVISFGAGEPDFDTPEIIKNEVKSALDKGCGKYTAVAGTPEVREAVAAKLKRDNGLNYAPNQIITNVGAKHSLFNVFQALIDEGDEVIVPSPYWVSYPEMVKFSGGKPVFIETSEKTGFKITPEQLKAAITPRTKILTLNSPCNPTGAIYSRKELEALGEVLKGTKIIVASDEMYEKLNYEGEFVATAAVSEDMFNRTITINGLSKCGAMPGWRFGYMASPFKELNAAVNKLQSQSTSNINSLTQAGAIPALLGKADEDIAYMKGEFKKRRDLGVEMINAIPGLSVLKPDGAFYLFINCSEVEPDSMKFCKELLEKAKVAVVPGVGFGMDGYFRLSFATDLESIRKGIARISEFVKSYKK, encoded by the coding sequence ATGCTATCAAAAAGAGTTCAGGTGCTAGGCGAGAGCCTAACCATCGAAATCAGCACTAAGGCAAAAGAGATGAAAGCCCGCGGCGAGGACGTGATCAGTTTTGGCGCGGGCGAACCGGACTTCGACACGCCCGAGATCATCAAAAACGAGGTAAAATCCGCCCTAGATAAGGGCTGCGGCAAATACACTGCCGTAGCGGGTACGCCGGAGGTTAGAGAGGCGGTCGCCGCAAAGCTAAAGCGCGACAACGGCCTAAACTACGCTCCTAATCAGATCATCACCAACGTCGGCGCCAAGCACTCGCTTTTTAACGTATTTCAGGCGCTAATCGACGAGGGCGACGAGGTCATCGTGCCGAGCCCATACTGGGTGAGCTACCCGGAGATGGTCAAATTTAGCGGCGGCAAACCCGTTTTTATCGAAACTAGCGAAAAGACGGGATTTAAAATCACGCCTGAGCAACTAAAGGCGGCGATCACTCCTAGAACTAAAATTTTAACGCTAAACAGCCCTTGCAACCCGACTGGCGCGATATATAGCCGCAAAGAGCTAGAGGCGCTAGGCGAAGTGCTAAAAGGCACGAAAATCATCGTAGCTAGCGACGAAATGTACGAAAAGCTAAACTACGAGGGCGAATTCGTCGCGACTGCGGCGGTGAGCGAGGATATGTTTAACCGCACGATCACGATAAACGGCCTAAGCAAGTGTGGCGCGATGCCTGGCTGGAGATTTGGCTACATGGCTAGCCCGTTTAAAGAGCTAAACGCCGCGGTAAACAAGCTGCAAAGCCAAAGCACGAGCAATATAAACTCCCTAACGCAAGCCGGTGCCATCCCTGCGCTGCTCGGCAAGGCCGACGAGGACATCGCGTATATGAAGGGTGAGTTTAAAAAGCGCCGCGACCTAGGCGTTGAGATGATAAACGCTATACCGGGACTTAGCGTGCTTAAGCCTGACGGCGCGTTTTATCTTTTTATCAACTGCTCCGAGGTTGAGCCTGATAGCATGAAATTTTGCAAAGAGCTGCTAGAAAAGGCCAAGGTTGCCGTGGTACCGGGCGTGGGATTTGGTATGGACGGATACTTTAGGCTGTCTTTTGCGACTGATTTGGAGAGTATCAGGAAAGGTATCGCAAGGATCAGCGAATTCGTAAAAAGCTATAAAAAGTAG
- the speA gene encoding biosynthetic arginine decarboxylase: MYDYGLNLWGNNNFIVENGKICVNTGSKPAIIDIVKSIRSEGYRGPLLLRFPHLIHKQISQIYKSFESAKNEFGYKGSFNAVYPLKVNQYPGFVKNLVRHGQKYGYGLEAGSKAELLLVMAYNNEGAPITVNGFKDKEMINIGFIAAEMGHNITLTIEGLNELEAIIAIAKERFAPKPNIGLRIRLHSSGSGIWAKSGGINSKFGLTATELIEAVNLLKEANLLDRFNMIHFHIGSQITEIHPLKKALIEAGNIYAELRKMGAKNLKAINLGGGLAIEYSQFKENSSRNYTLSEYANDVVYLLKTMATQRNEVEPDIFIESGRFVAASHAVLVAPVLELFSQDYTEEKLVLKKKNPQLITELNDLLSTIKPSNAIEYLHDSIDHMESILTLFDLGYVDLQDRSNAEILTHLIIKKAAKILGTKQHNAELLKLQEEAQERYLVNFSLFQSLPDFWGLKQNFPIMPLDRLDVRPTRSASLWDITCDSDGEIGFDDEENPLFLHDVDVEKEEYFLGFFLVGAYQEVLGMKHNLFTHPTEATIEIDVEGFKVSHLLESQSILDIMEDLDYDIYEIQDILNERIEKSKLVTDSQRKQILGEMYLFLNDNGYLKTIS, translated from the coding sequence ATGTATGATTACGGTTTAAATTTATGGGGAAACAACAACTTCATCGTCGAAAACGGTAAAATTTGCGTCAATACCGGCTCAAAGCCCGCCATCATCGACATCGTAAAAAGCATCAGGAGCGAAGGCTACCGAGGCCCGCTGCTGCTGCGCTTCCCTCACCTCATACACAAGCAAATTTCGCAAATTTACAAAAGCTTCGAGAGCGCGAAAAACGAATTTGGCTACAAGGGTAGCTTTAACGCCGTCTATCCGCTAAAAGTAAATCAATATCCCGGCTTTGTAAAAAATCTAGTCCGTCACGGCCAAAAGTACGGATACGGCCTGGAAGCGGGCTCAAAGGCCGAGCTACTGCTGGTGATGGCGTATAACAACGAAGGCGCGCCGATCACCGTAAACGGCTTTAAGGATAAAGAGATGATAAACATCGGCTTTATCGCGGCCGAGATGGGGCACAACATCACTCTTACGATCGAGGGACTAAACGAGCTTGAGGCCATCATCGCCATCGCAAAAGAGCGTTTCGCGCCAAAGCCAAACATCGGTCTGCGCATCAGGCTGCATAGCAGCGGATCTGGTATCTGGGCTAAAAGCGGCGGTATAAACTCCAAATTCGGCCTAACCGCGACCGAGCTAATCGAAGCGGTAAATTTGCTAAAAGAGGCAAATTTGCTCGATCGCTTTAATATGATCCACTTTCACATCGGTTCGCAAATCACCGAAATCCATCCGCTAAAAAAGGCTCTAATCGAAGCAGGAAACATCTATGCCGAGCTGCGAAAAATGGGCGCAAAAAACCTAAAAGCTATAAATTTAGGCGGCGGACTAGCCATAGAGTACTCGCAGTTTAAGGAAAACTCGAGCCGAAACTATACGCTTAGCGAATACGCCAACGACGTGGTATATCTGCTAAAAACGATGGCTACGCAGCGAAACGAAGTGGAGCCCGATATCTTTATCGAGAGCGGCCGCTTCGTCGCGGCATCGCACGCCGTGCTGGTTGCGCCCGTCTTGGAGCTCTTTAGCCAGGACTACACCGAGGAAAAGCTCGTACTAAAAAAGAAAAACCCTCAGCTAATCACCGAGCTAAACGACCTGCTAAGCACGATAAAGCCGTCAAACGCGATAGAGTATCTGCACGACAGCATCGATCATATGGAGAGCATTTTGACGCTATTTGATCTAGGCTACGTCGATTTGCAGGATCGCTCGAATGCTGAAATTTTGACCCACCTAATCATCAAAAAAGCGGCTAAAATCCTCGGCACCAAACAGCACAATGCCGAGCTTTTAAAGCTGCAAGAGGAGGCGCAGGAGCGCTATCTCGTAAATTTCTCGCTATTTCAGTCGTTGCCTGATTTTTGGGGCTTAAAGCAAAATTTCCCTATCATGCCGCTTGACCGCCTGGACGTGCGCCCTACTCGCTCGGCGTCGCTGTGGGACATCACCTGCGATAGCGACGGCGAGATAGGCTTTGACGACGAGGAAAATCCTCTGTTTTTGCACGACGTGGACGTCGAAAAAGAGGAGTACTTTTTAGGATTTTTCCTGGTTGGAGCGTATCAGGAGGTGCTGGGTATGAAGCACAATCTCTTTACTCACCCGACCGAAGCTACTATCGAGATAGACGTCGAGGGATTTAAGGTGTCGCACCTGCTAGAGAGCCAATCGATCCTTGATATCATGGAGGATCTTGACTACGACATCTACGAGATCCAGGATATCCTAAACGAGCGCATCGAAAAGTCAAAGCTCGTAACCGACTCGCAACGAAAGCAAATTTTAGGCGAAATGTATCTGTTTTTAAACGATAACGGCTATCTAAAAACTATATCTTAA